In a single window of the Chiloscyllium plagiosum isolate BGI_BamShark_2017 chromosome 32, ASM401019v2, whole genome shotgun sequence genome:
- the LOC122539283 gene encoding THAP domain-containing protein 1-like isoform X1 — protein MVLSCSAYGCKNRYDKDRGVSFHRFPLKRPELCKKWLAAVRRRNFTPTKNSNLCSEHFTLDCFRKNCNNKILEENAVPSIFCFTRPNQQSKKLEIPVTSDQPNAEEISEDTALKQAHGLLTVYDHSYSVGDACLQKKKIQKLEEQNEKLKKKLKFLQQKSRRQEQRLQKMKKLLQQLNPQEILPHQRCVLLHDTLYEVIKV, from the exons ATGGTGCTTTCCTGTTCGGCTTACGGCTGTAAGAATCGGTATGATAAGGATCGGGGAGTTTCTTTCCATAG GTTTCCCCTGAAACGTCCAGAGCTCTGCAAGAAGTGGCTGGCTGCAGTAAGGAGACGTAATTTTACACCCACCAAAAACAGTAATCTTTGCTCAGAACATTTTACATTGGACTGCTTTAGGAAGAACTGTAACAACAAAATATTGGAAGAAAATGCTGTGCCATCCATATTCTGCTTTACCCGACCAAATCAACAGTCAAAG AAATTAGAAATACCAGTAACAAGTGACCAACCTAATGCAGAAGAAATATCAGAGGACACCGCGCTGAAACAAGCACATGGTTTGCTAACTGTTTATGATCACAGCTACAGTGTTGGTGATGCATGTTTGCAAAAGAAAAAGATTCAGAAATTGGAAGAACAGAATGAGAAGCTGAAGAAGAAACTGAAATTCTTGCAGCAGAAATCACGCCGCCAAGAGCAACGATTACAGAAAATGAAGAAGTTATTACAGCAACTTAATCCACAAGAGATACTACCACATCAGAGATGTGTGTTGTTACATGATACTTTGTATGAAGTGATTAAAGTTTAA
- the LOC122539283 gene encoding THAP domain-containing protein 1-like isoform X3 yields MVQGESGWRFPLKRPELCKKWLAAVRRRNFTPTKNSNLCSEHFTLDCFRKNCNNKILEENAVPSIFCFTRPNQQSKKLEIPVTSDQPNAEEISEDTALKQAHGLLTVYDHSYSVGDACLQKKKIQKLEEQNEKLKKKLKFLQQKSRRQEQRLQKMKKLLQQLNPQEILPHQRCVLLHDTLYEVIKV; encoded by the exons ATGGTGCAGGGGGAAAgcggatggag GTTTCCCCTGAAACGTCCAGAGCTCTGCAAGAAGTGGCTGGCTGCAGTAAGGAGACGTAATTTTACACCCACCAAAAACAGTAATCTTTGCTCAGAACATTTTACATTGGACTGCTTTAGGAAGAACTGTAACAACAAAATATTGGAAGAAAATGCTGTGCCATCCATATTCTGCTTTACCCGACCAAATCAACAGTCAAAG AAATTAGAAATACCAGTAACAAGTGACCAACCTAATGCAGAAGAAATATCAGAGGACACCGCGCTGAAACAAGCACATGGTTTGCTAACTGTTTATGATCACAGCTACAGTGTTGGTGATGCATGTTTGCAAAAGAAAAAGATTCAGAAATTGGAAGAACAGAATGAGAAGCTGAAGAAGAAACTGAAATTCTTGCAGCAGAAATCACGCCGCCAAGAGCAACGATTACAGAAAATGAAGAAGTTATTACAGCAACTTAATCCACAAGAGATACTACCACATCAGAGATGTGTGTTGTTACATGATACTTTGTATGAAGTGATTAAAGTTTAA
- the LOC122539283 gene encoding THAP domain-containing protein 1-like isoform X2, translated as MVLSCSAYGCKNRFPLKRPELCKKWLAAVRRRNFTPTKNSNLCSEHFTLDCFRKNCNNKILEENAVPSIFCFTRPNQQSKKLEIPVTSDQPNAEEISEDTALKQAHGLLTVYDHSYSVGDACLQKKKIQKLEEQNEKLKKKLKFLQQKSRRQEQRLQKMKKLLQQLNPQEILPHQRCVLLHDTLYEVIKV; from the exons ATGGTGCTTTCCTGTTCGGCTTACGGCTGTAAGAATCG GTTTCCCCTGAAACGTCCAGAGCTCTGCAAGAAGTGGCTGGCTGCAGTAAGGAGACGTAATTTTACACCCACCAAAAACAGTAATCTTTGCTCAGAACATTTTACATTGGACTGCTTTAGGAAGAACTGTAACAACAAAATATTGGAAGAAAATGCTGTGCCATCCATATTCTGCTTTACCCGACCAAATCAACAGTCAAAG AAATTAGAAATACCAGTAACAAGTGACCAACCTAATGCAGAAGAAATATCAGAGGACACCGCGCTGAAACAAGCACATGGTTTGCTAACTGTTTATGATCACAGCTACAGTGTTGGTGATGCATGTTTGCAAAAGAAAAAGATTCAGAAATTGGAAGAACAGAATGAGAAGCTGAAGAAGAAACTGAAATTCTTGCAGCAGAAATCACGCCGCCAAGAGCAACGATTACAGAAAATGAAGAAGTTATTACAGCAACTTAATCCACAAGAGATACTACCACATCAGAGATGTGTGTTGTTACATGATACTTTGTATGAAGTGATTAAAGTTTAA